One part of the Paracoccus sp. MBLB3053 genome encodes these proteins:
- a CDS encoding TIGR01459 family HAD-type hydrolase — protein MTQIINSLAEVSADYDVLFCDLWGCLHNGVAAYPAAVAALQAFRAQGGKVVLLTNAPRPWKYVEAQLDRMEVPKDAWDVIVSSGDAAQDAMFAGAVGRKVWAIAMPKDEGFFADVPPEWHDAPAIERVPLDEAEGIVCTGLFDDATETPEDYRSRLMLAKERGMKLLCANPDVIVDLGETRLYCAGALAEFYEDLGGTSLYFGKPHPPIYDLARRKLGLGDDARILAVGDGIATDIPGAAGEGIDALFVSGGLAFDQFGADVESPDQAKLNEWLAMRNENPRYSIGRLR, from the coding sequence ATGACGCAGATCATCAATTCGCTGGCCGAAGTTTCGGCCGATTACGACGTGCTGTTCTGCGATCTGTGGGGCTGCCTTCACAACGGTGTGGCGGCTTATCCGGCCGCCGTCGCCGCATTGCAGGCGTTTCGCGCCCAGGGTGGCAAGGTCGTCCTGCTGACCAATGCGCCGCGCCCGTGGAAATATGTCGAGGCCCAGCTGGACCGCATGGAGGTCCCCAAGGATGCCTGGGACGTCATCGTCAGTTCGGGCGATGCAGCGCAGGACGCCATGTTTGCCGGCGCCGTCGGTCGCAAGGTCTGGGCGATCGCCATGCCCAAGGACGAAGGCTTCTTTGCCGATGTGCCGCCGGAATGGCACGATGCGCCCGCGATCGAGCGCGTGCCGCTGGACGAGGCCGAGGGCATCGTCTGCACCGGCCTTTTCGATGATGCGACCGAAACGCCCGAGGATTACCGCTCGCGCCTCATGCTGGCCAAGGAACGCGGCATGAAGCTGCTTTGCGCCAATCCAGACGTGATCGTCGATCTGGGCGAGACGCGGCTTTACTGCGCGGGCGCCCTGGCCGAGTTCTACGAGGATCTGGGCGGCACCTCACTTTACTTCGGCAAACCCCACCCGCCGATCTATGATCTGGCGCGTCGCAAGCTGGGCCTGGGTGACGATGCCCGCATCCTTGCCGTCGGCGACGGGATCGCGACCGACATTCCCGGCGCCGCAGGAGAGGGGATCGACGCCCTTTTCGTTTCGGGCGGTCTCGCTTTCGACCAGTTCGGCGCGGATGTCGAGAGCCCCGATCAGGCGAAGCTGAACGAATGGCTGGCGATGCGCAATGAAAACCCGCGCTACAGCATCGGTCGGCTGCGTTGA
- the rpiA gene encoding ribose-5-phosphate isomerase RpiA yields the protein MTDPATIDLSKDAAARAAVALVENGMKLGLGTGSTAKIFVDRLAERVHDEGMDLRCASTSKATADQARKLGLVVEELDDLGWLDLTIDGADEVDPDLNLIKGGGAAHLREKIVATASDRMVVVADQGKVVECLGKFKLPVEVIPFGWKSTRTHIERALAELEMEGRPIILRERDGNPVLTDESNLILDLALEEIRDPHGLARQLSSIAGVVEHGLFLNICSLAIIGRPDGSVVELLREDLE from the coding sequence ATGACCGATCCTGCAACCATCGACCTTTCGAAAGACGCCGCGGCCCGTGCTGCAGTCGCGCTTGTCGAGAATGGCATGAAACTTGGCCTGGGGACCGGGTCGACGGCGAAGATCTTCGTGGATCGCCTGGCCGAGCGCGTGCATGACGAAGGAATGGACCTGCGCTGCGCCTCGACATCGAAGGCGACGGCGGACCAGGCGCGCAAGCTGGGACTGGTCGTCGAGGAACTCGACGATCTGGGCTGGCTGGATCTTACCATTGACGGCGCCGACGAGGTCGATCCGGACCTGAACCTGATCAAGGGCGGCGGCGCTGCCCATCTGCGCGAAAAGATCGTCGCGACGGCGTCCGATCGTATGGTCGTCGTTGCCGATCAGGGCAAGGTCGTGGAGTGCCTGGGCAAGTTCAAGCTTCCCGTCGAGGTCATTCCCTTTGGCTGGAAATCGACCCGCACCCATATCGAGCGCGCCCTTGCCGAGCTGGAGATGGAAGGGCGTCCGATCATCTTGCGCGAGCGTGATGGCAATCCCGTCCTGACTGACGAAAGCAACCTGATCCTCGATCTTGCGCTGGAAGAGATCCGCGACCCGCATGGACTGGCCCGGCAGTTGTCTTCGATCGCCGGAGTGGTTGAACATGGGCTTTTCCTGAATATCTGCAGCCTTGCGATCATCGGCCGTCCCGACGGCTCGGTCGTCGAATTGCTGCGAGAGGATCTGGAATGA
- a CDS encoding CinA family protein — MTPAEVLDLARGRGVMIATAESCTGGLIVGRLTDIPGSSEIVDRGYITYSNAAKIEMLGVQPSTLDAHGAVSEEVAAEMAQGALSRSQAGIVVAVTGIAGPGGSEHKPEGRVCFGIADGWGVRTETFEFGALGRDKVRAATVERALVLLASALSAD, encoded by the coding sequence GTGACCCCTGCCGAAGTGCTCGACTTGGCCCGCGGGCGCGGGGTAATGATCGCGACCGCCGAAAGCTGCACGGGCGGGCTTATCGTGGGTAGGTTGACCGACATCCCCGGGTCGTCCGAGATCGTGGATCGAGGCTATATCACCTATTCGAACGCCGCGAAGATCGAGATGCTGGGCGTGCAGCCCAGCACGCTTGATGCCCATGGCGCGGTCAGCGAAGAGGTCGCGGCCGAGATGGCCCAAGGCGCACTGAGCCGCTCGCAAGCGGGCATCGTCGTCGCCGTCACCGGGATCGCGGGCCCCGGCGGATCGGAGCACAAACCCGAAGGTCGGGTTTGCTTCGGCATTGCGGATGGCTGGGGCGTCAGGACCGAGACCTTCGAATTCGGCGCGCTCGGCCGTGACAAGGTGCGCGCCGCGACGGTCGAGCGCGCGCTTGTTCTGTTGGCATCCGCGCTGAGCGCAGATTAG
- a CDS encoding bifunctional 2-C-methyl-D-erythritol 4-phosphate cytidylyltransferase/2-C-methyl-D-erythritol 2,4-cyclodiphosphate synthase — translation MKIPETYAAIITAAGRGTRAGGDVPKQWRSLDGRSVISRSVSAFADFPRIIVTIAPEDMERGIDDLAGPVVLVTGGETRSASIRAALETLEGSGVTHVLIHDGARPLVPHEVIRGVVEALEAGAEAAAPALPVTDALWRATEGRVTGTASRDGLFRAQTPQGFRLDAILAAHRAFPEGGADDVELALRAGLSVTVTAGDENNLKLTWPQDFARAEGIMGAAMDIRLGNGFDVHAFTQGDHVWLCGVKIAHDKALLGHSDADVGMHALTDAIYGALAQGDIGRHFPPSDPQWKGAESHIFLRHAIELARSMGFTLSNADVTLICERPKVGPHAGAMQLRLSEIMGVDPDRISVKATTSERLGFTGREEGIAAIATATLIGS, via the coding sequence ATGAAGATACCAGAAACATATGCGGCGATCATCACCGCGGCGGGACGCGGCACCCGCGCGGGCGGCGATGTCCCGAAACAATGGCGCAGCCTGGACGGGCGCAGCGTGATCTCGCGCAGCGTCAGCGCCTTCGCCGATTTTCCCCGCATCATCGTCACCATCGCGCCCGAGGACATGGAGCGCGGCATCGACGATCTTGCCGGACCGGTCGTTCTGGTCACGGGGGGCGAGACCCGAAGCGCCAGCATCCGCGCTGCACTCGAAACGCTTGAAGGGTCCGGCGTGACCCATGTCCTGATCCATGACGGCGCGCGCCCCCTCGTCCCGCATGAGGTCATCCGGGGCGTGGTCGAAGCGCTGGAAGCGGGCGCCGAAGCTGCAGCCCCCGCCCTTCCTGTCACCGATGCGCTATGGCGTGCGACCGAAGGGCGTGTAACCGGAACGGCAAGTCGCGACGGGCTTTTCCGTGCGCAGACACCGCAAGGTTTCCGGCTGGACGCCATTCTGGCCGCCCATCGCGCCTTCCCCGAGGGAGGGGCGGATGACGTCGAACTGGCCCTGCGCGCGGGCCTTTCCGTGACCGTGACCGCCGGCGACGAGAACAATCTGAAACTGACCTGGCCGCAGGATTTCGCGCGCGCCGAAGGCATCATGGGGGCCGCGATGGACATTCGCCTTGGAAACGGATTTGACGTGCATGCCTTTACGCAAGGCGATCATGTCTGGCTTTGCGGTGTGAAGATCGCGCATGACAAGGCGTTGCTGGGGCATTCCGACGCAGATGTCGGCATGCATGCGCTGACCGACGCGATCTATGGCGCATTGGCGCAGGGCGATATCGGGCGGCACTTCCCGCCCTCGGACCCGCAATGGAAAGGCGCGGAAAGCCATATCTTCCTGCGCCACGCAATCGAACTTGCGCGCTCGATGGGGTTCACGCTTTCAAATGCCGATGTCACGCTGATCTGCGAAAGGCCCAAGGTCGGGCCCCATGCGGGTGCCATGCAGTTACGCCTGTCCGAGATCATGGGCGTCGATCCCGACCGGATCAGCGTCAAGGCAACCACCTCAGAGCGGCTTGGCTTTACCGGGCGCGAGGAAGGCATTGCCGCGATCGCAACCGCCACCCTGATCGGGAGCTGA
- a CDS encoding bifunctional riboflavin kinase/FAD synthetase produces MRIHHDWKGLSPEARGATVAMGNFDGVHLGHRSVIDAARAAADAPLGVITFEPHPREFFQPDAPAFRLMNAESRANRLGRLGVDHLYELPFDAVLAGLAPEDFAREVLVDGLGIRHVTVGADFCFGRKRSGNAQTLTQLGRELGFGVTVAPLIGDGRNEYSSTAIREALADGRTRDAERMLGHWHRLDGEVVHGDKRGRDLGYPTANMAVGGLHLPRFGIYAVLIDVLTGPERGGYTGVANLGVRPMFGENRPNFETHVFDFKADLYGEHVSVALVEFLRPEMKFDSIDALIAQMDQDSAKARAILEAR; encoded by the coding sequence TTGCGCATCCATCACGATTGGAAAGGTCTGTCGCCCGAGGCACGCGGAGCGACAGTGGCCATGGGGAATTTCGATGGTGTGCATCTGGGGCACCGCTCGGTCATCGATGCCGCGCGCGCTGCGGCCGATGCACCCTTGGGCGTCATCACCTTCGAGCCCCATCCCCGCGAATTCTTTCAACCCGATGCTCCGGCGTTCCGGCTGATGAATGCCGAATCGCGCGCGAACCGGCTTGGACGCCTGGGCGTCGATCATCTTTACGAACTGCCCTTCGACGCGGTTCTCGCAGGTCTGGCGCCCGAAGATTTCGCGCGCGAGGTGCTGGTCGACGGGCTGGGAATCCGCCATGTCACGGTTGGGGCCGATTTCTGCTTCGGCCGCAAGCGGTCGGGGAACGCCCAGACGCTGACGCAACTTGGCCGAGAGCTTGGCTTTGGTGTGACGGTCGCGCCGCTGATCGGTGACGGGCGAAACGAATACAGCTCGACCGCCATCCGCGAGGCCCTGGCCGATGGACGCACCCGCGACGCCGAGCGCATGCTGGGGCATTGGCATCGACTTGATGGCGAGGTCGTGCATGGCGACAAGCGCGGGAGGGATCTGGGTTATCCGACGGCGAACATGGCGGTGGGCGGCCTGCATCTGCCACGCTTTGGCATCTATGCCGTGCTGATCGACGTCCTGACCGGCCCCGAACGCGGTGGCTATACCGGCGTTGCCAATCTTGGCGTCAGGCCGATGTTCGGCGAAAATCGTCCCAACTTCGAAACGCATGTCTTCGATTTCAAAGCGGATCTTTACGGAGAGCACGTTTCCGTGGCGCTGGTCGAATTCCTGCGCCCCGAGATGAAATTCGACAGCATCGATGCGCTCATCGCCCAGATGGATCAGGATAGCGCCAAGGCGCGCGCGATCCTGGAGGCACGCTGA
- a CDS encoding phosphatidylglycerophosphatase A family protein encodes MERQIATFFGVGLLRPAPGTWGSAAAVALAVLFYEMGAALLVPLGFVLATILGFWAVPRVVANSENKDPSEIVIDEVAGQWLAMCFTMIPLWRHGISILDAWPAYVVPFLLFRLFDIWKPWLVGRADRRGDARGVMLDDLWAGLFAGVVSVILAGLYHTVLEPML; translated from the coding sequence ATGGAACGTCAGATCGCAACCTTTTTCGGGGTCGGGCTTCTGCGGCCAGCGCCGGGCACCTGGGGCTCGGCGGCAGCGGTCGCCCTTGCCGTGCTGTTTTACGAAATGGGGGCAGCGCTTCTGGTGCCGCTGGGCTTCGTGCTGGCCACAATCCTCGGCTTCTGGGCGGTGCCTCGTGTCGTGGCGAACAGCGAAAACAAGGACCCTTCCGAAATCGTCATCGACGAGGTGGCGGGACAATGGCTTGCGATGTGCTTCACCATGATCCCGCTCTGGCGGCACGGCATCTCGATCCTCGATGCCTGGCCGGCCTATGTCGTGCCTTTCCTGCTGTTCCGGCTTTTTGACATCTGGAAACCCTGGCTCGTGGGTCGGGCCGATCGGCGTGGCGACGCACGCGGCGTGATGCTGGACGATCTCTGGGCGGGCTTGTTCGCAGGCGTAGTTTCGGTGATCCTTGCCGGGCTTTATCATACCGTCTTGGAGCCCATGCTGTGA
- a CDS encoding manganese-dependent inorganic pyrophosphatase, translating to MIKVFGHKAPDTDSTGSPIIWAWYLSEVRKQPAVAVLQGEPNTEAAWMLSKWDLPKPEIIADVAAGEKCVVVDTNNPAELPASINEAEVIEIIDHHLLAGGIKTRLPINITIRPLACTATIMHDLMGDEALARAPRAIKGAMLTCILSDTLEFRSPTTTAHDRFVAEKLAKDLGISIPEYASEMFAAKSDVSAFTEEALLRMDSKEYELGGKQLRVSVLETTAPKVLLDRKGALMAAMPGVASADGADEVLLFIIDILNEEATLFVPNDFVRQVAEKSFNATVSGDTVVLPGIMSRKKQIIPALAI from the coding sequence ATGATCAAGGTTTTCGGCCACAAGGCACCCGACACCGACTCGACCGGTTCGCCCATCATCTGGGCCTGGTATCTCTCCGAGGTCCGCAAGCAGCCGGCGGTTGCCGTGCTTCAGGGTGAGCCGAATACCGAGGCCGCCTGGATGCTGTCCAAATGGGATCTGCCCAAACCCGAGATCATCGCGGATGTGGCCGCGGGCGAAAAATGCGTCGTCGTCGACACGAACAATCCGGCCGAGCTGCCCGCCTCGATCAACGAGGCCGAGGTCATCGAGATCATCGACCACCACCTTCTGGCCGGCGGTATCAAGACGCGCCTGCCGATCAACATCACGATCCGCCCGCTGGCTTGCACCGCCACCATCATGCACGACCTGATGGGCGACGAGGCCCTGGCGCGCGCGCCCCGCGCGATCAAGGGCGCGATGCTCACCTGCATCCTGTCGGATACGCTGGAATTCCGCAGCCCCACCACCACCGCGCATGACCGCTTCGTTGCCGAGAAGCTCGCCAAGGATCTGGGCATCTCGATCCCCGAATACGCGTCCGAAATGTTTGCCGCGAAGTCGGATGTCTCGGCATTTACCGAAGAAGCTCTCCTGCGTATGGACAGCAAGGAATACGAGCTTGGCGGCAAGCAGCTGCGGGTTTCGGTTCTGGAAACCACAGCGCCGAAGGTCCTGCTTGACCGCAAGGGCGCGCTGATGGCGGCCATGCCGGGTGTCGCCAGCGCCGATGGTGCTGACGAGGTGCTGCTTTTCATCATCGACATCCTCAACGAGGAAGCGACGCTTTTCGTGCCGAATGATTTCGTCAGGCAGGTCGCCGAGAAGAGCTTCAACGCCACCGTGTCGGGTGACACCGTGGTGCTGCCCGGCATCATGTCGCGCAAGAAGCAGATCATCCCCGCGCTCGCGATTTAA
- the gorA gene encoding glutathione-disulfide reductase, which produces MSFDYDLFVIGGGSGGVRAARIAASEYGARVGLAEESRMGGTCVIRGCVPKKLMIFASQAEGIVEETRGYGWTTADAGAFDWTMFRNKLDAELTRLEGAYTGGLVAADVEIHKQRARLVDAHTVELADGQRLSAKHILIAVGGRPQRPGIEGEELGLISDDLFLMEKLPGRVLVIGGGFIACEFATILQGLGAETVLSYRGNAVLRGFDEEMRRHATEQLRVVGVELKLGTVPAKLEKDGERTRVIWSDGAQESYDAVMFATGRTPNTEGLGLTELGVKLGARGEVVVDEWSQTSVPSIFAVGDVTDRVNLTPVAIREGHSFADTIFGAKPRKVDHGLVASAVYVRPHEVATIGLTEEEAAAKGPHEVYVASFRPMRSLFAGSDARVIMKLLVDAGTKKVTGCHIFGPEAGEMIQLVAIPMGMGATKADFDAAIAVHPTLAEEIVTMRRPTRHIGGAHPDKTVGSA; this is translated from the coding sequence ATGAGCTTCGACTACGACCTGTTCGTGATCGGCGGCGGCTCGGGAGGCGTGCGCGCCGCCCGCATTGCGGCCAGCGAATACGGCGCCCGCGTGGGCCTTGCCGAAGAAAGCCGCATGGGGGGCACCTGCGTGATCCGCGGCTGCGTGCCCAAGAAACTGATGATCTTTGCCTCGCAGGCCGAAGGAATCGTCGAGGAAACCCGTGGCTATGGTTGGACGACGGCCGATGCGGGCGCATTCGACTGGACGATGTTTCGCAACAAGCTGGATGCCGAACTGACACGGCTTGAGGGCGCCTATACCGGCGGCCTTGTCGCGGCGGATGTCGAAATCCACAAGCAGCGCGCCCGGCTGGTCGACGCCCATACGGTCGAACTGGCCGATGGCCAGCGCCTGAGCGCCAAGCACATCCTGATCGCGGTCGGAGGCCGGCCACAGCGCCCGGGGATCGAAGGCGAGGAGCTCGGCCTGATTTCGGATGATCTTTTCCTGATGGAAAAGCTGCCCGGTCGTGTTCTGGTGATCGGGGGCGGTTTCATCGCCTGCGAGTTCGCGACCATCCTGCAGGGCCTGGGCGCCGAAACCGTTCTCAGCTATCGCGGCAACGCGGTGCTGCGCGGCTTTGACGAGGAAATGCGCCGCCACGCGACCGAGCAGTTGCGGGTCGTGGGCGTCGAGTTGAAGCTGGGCACCGTTCCAGCCAAGCTTGAAAAGGACGGCGAAAGGACCCGTGTCATCTGGTCCGACGGCGCGCAGGAAAGCTACGATGCGGTGATGTTCGCGACCGGCCGGACCCCGAATACCGAGGGGCTAGGGCTTACCGAACTGGGCGTCAAGCTGGGCGCGCGGGGCGAGGTCGTCGTGGATGAATGGTCGCAGACCTCGGTTCCTTCGATCTTTGCCGTGGGCGATGTGACCGATCGGGTCAACCTTACGCCCGTCGCCATCCGTGAAGGTCACAGCTTTGCCGACACGATCTTTGGCGCGAAGCCACGCAAGGTCGATCACGGCCTGGTCGCCTCGGCGGTCTATGTGCGACCCCATGAGGTCGCGACCATCGGCCTGACCGAGGAAGAGGCCGCCGCCAAGGGACCGCATGAAGTCTATGTCGCGAGCTTCCGGCCGATGCGTTCGCTCTTTGCGGGATCGGATGCCCGTGTCATCATGAAGCTTCTGGTGGATGCCGGGACGAAGAAGGTCACCGGTTGCCACATCTTCGGGCCGGAAGCCGGCGAGATGATCCAGTTGGTTGCGATCCCGATGGGTATGGGGGCGACCAAGGCCGATTTCGACGCGGCCATCGCGGTGCATCCGACGCTGGCCGAGGAGATTGTGACGATGCGCAGGCCCACGCGTCATATCGGTGGGGCCCATCCTGACAAAACCGTTGGTTCGGCTTGA
- a CDS encoding threonine aldolase family protein encodes MNFASDNVHGVHPKVLQALSDCNEGAMGSYGADPVTVRAEAAYRELLDAPDAVVRFVATGTAANALVCAQLSPSFGRIYCHESAHIHRDECSAPEFYSHGAKLVPLSGAQGKFGPAALAEAIRFGKAGSLNDGRNAMVSITNATEWGTCYGPSEVAALATVAHEAGLPLHMDGARFANAVAGLGSDPAALTWQAGVDVLCFGGTKNGALAAEAVIFFDPARADGFDYRRKQAGQVYSKQRYLAAQMLALVEDGLWLDLARHANAAATRLGQGIEQAGGSLVVPVEANEVFARLPSDAHERARAHGAVYHLWQDELPAPGEPVTVRLVTSWATREDEVTDLLDLLRGA; translated from the coding sequence ATGAATTTTGCATCTGACAATGTGCATGGCGTTCACCCGAAGGTCCTGCAGGCATTGTCTGACTGCAACGAGGGTGCGATGGGGTCATATGGCGCCGATCCTGTCACCGTACGGGCCGAAGCGGCCTATCGCGAGTTGCTGGATGCCCCAGACGCGGTCGTGCGCTTCGTCGCGACCGGAACCGCGGCCAATGCTTTGGTCTGTGCCCAGCTTTCGCCCAGTTTCGGTCGGATCTATTGCCACGAGTCCGCCCATATCCATCGCGATGAATGCTCGGCCCCTGAATTCTACAGCCATGGCGCGAAGCTTGTGCCGCTGAGCGGAGCGCAGGGCAAGTTCGGCCCCGCCGCGCTTGCCGAGGCGATCCGGTTCGGCAAGGCGGGAAGCCTGAACGACGGCCGCAATGCCATGGTCTCGATCACGAACGCGACGGAATGGGGTACCTGCTATGGCCCTTCCGAAGTGGCGGCACTCGCGACGGTCGCGCATGAAGCCGGGCTGCCCCTGCACATGGACGGCGCCCGCTTTGCCAATGCCGTGGCGGGGCTGGGCAGCGATCCGGCCGCGCTGACCTGGCAGGCAGGTGTCGACGTGCTGTGCTTTGGCGGAACGAAGAACGGGGCGCTTGCCGCCGAGGCGGTGATCTTCTTCGACCCGGCCCGTGCCGACGGCTTCGACTATCGCCGCAAGCAGGCGGGACAGGTCTATTCCAAGCAGCGCTACCTTGCGGCGCAGATGCTCGCGCTTGTCGAGGACGGGTTGTGGCTTGATCTTGCGCGTCATGCGAATGCAGCCGCCACGCGACTGGGACAGGGGATCGAGCAGGCCGGGGGCAGCCTGGTGGTGCCGGTCGAGGCGAACGAGGTATTTGCCCGCCTGCCATCCGACGCGCATGAACGCGCCCGTGCGCATGGCGCTGTCTATCATCTTTGGCAGGATGAACTTCCGGCTCCGGGCGAGCCGGTCACGGTTCGTCTTGTCACGAGCTGGGCCACCCGCGAAGATGAGGTAACCGATCTGCTGGACCTGCTGCGCGGCGCCTAA
- a CDS encoding YcgN family cysteine cluster protein produces MRDRFWELPLKSLQPDEWEALCDGCGKCCLNKIEYEDTGELAFTRVSCKLLDGQTCQCSNYAKRHDYVPDCIVLTPKKLKEIAWWLPATCAYRLRTEGKPLYPWHHLISGSRESVHEAGISIRGRTVSELTVTEDDWDDYIIEDLA; encoded by the coding sequence ATGCGCGATCGATTCTGGGAACTTCCCCTGAAAAGCCTTCAGCCCGATGAGTGGGAGGCGCTTTGCGACGGTTGCGGCAAGTGCTGCCTGAACAAGATCGAGTATGAGGATACCGGTGAATTGGCCTTCACCCGTGTGTCCTGCAAGCTGCTGGATGGTCAGACCTGCCAATGTTCGAACTATGCAAAGCGGCACGATTATGTGCCCGATTGCATCGTACTGACGCCGAAGAAGCTTAAGGAAATCGCCTGGTGGCTGCCCGCGACCTGTGCCTATCGGCTCAGGACCGAGGGCAAGCCGCTTTACCCCTGGCATCACCTCATTTCAGGGTCGCGCGAATCCGTCCATGAGGCGGGGATCAGCATCCGGGGCCGCACGGTCAGCGAATTGACCGTGACCGAGGACGATTGGGACGATTACATCATCGAGGATCTGGCATGA
- the hflK gene encoding FtsH protease activity modulator HflK, producing MAGQGPWGGGGDDGKGGKEPPQGGQRPWGNAGGNQGGKKGEDPRGPRRGEQIPEIEELMRKGQDRLRVLMGGKGGGPRGSGPRRSQGPQMSRGSWGLVALGAVAFWAFMSFYTVNPEERSVELLFGRPFATAEEGLNFAPWPVVRAEVVSVSSERTTEIGTGRAGPMDSGLMLTRDQNIVDMAYQVVWNISDPEKYLFNLADPEDTIRAVAESAMRDIVARSELAPILNRDRGTIGEDLKLAVQNTLDAYEAGINVVRVNLDRADPPREVIDSFREVQAAQQERDRLEKEADAYANRVLANARGEAAAVIERSEAYRADAVNTAEGEAARFNSVYDEYVKAPDVTRRRMYLETMEKVLGGVNKVILDGETGQGVVPYLPLDQLRSGASTATGKTDTTSGGNQ from the coding sequence ATGGCAGGACAAGGCCCTTGGGGCGGTGGAGGAGATGACGGCAAGGGTGGGAAGGAACCACCCCAAGGGGGCCAGCGCCCCTGGGGCAATGCCGGAGGCAACCAGGGCGGCAAGAAGGGGGAGGATCCACGAGGTCCGCGCCGCGGCGAACAGATTCCGGAAATCGAAGAGCTGATGCGCAAGGGACAAGACCGGCTGCGCGTCCTGATGGGCGGCAAGGGTGGCGGCCCGCGTGGCAGCGGCCCGCGCCGTTCGCAGGGTCCGCAGATGTCGCGCGGGTCCTGGGGCCTCGTTGCGCTTGGCGCGGTGGCGTTCTGGGCCTTCATGTCCTTCTATACCGTCAACCCCGAAGAACGTTCGGTCGAGCTGTTGTTCGGTCGCCCCTTCGCGACGGCTGAAGAAGGTCTGAACTTTGCCCCCTGGCCTGTCGTGCGCGCCGAGGTGGTCTCGGTCTCCAGCGAACGCACCACCGAAATCGGCACGGGCCGCGCCGGTCCGATGGATAGCGGCCTGATGCTGACGCGCGACCAGAATATCGTGGACATGGCCTACCAGGTGGTCTGGAATATCTCGGACCCCGAGAAATACCTGTTCAACCTGGCCGATCCCGAGGACACGATCCGCGCCGTGGCGGAATCCGCCATGCGCGACATCGTCGCCCGCTCGGAACTCGCTCCGATCTTGAACCGCGACCGCGGCACCATCGGCGAAGACCTGAAACTGGCTGTCCAGAATACGCTTGACGCCTATGAGGCCGGGATCAACGTGGTCCGGGTCAACCTCGACCGTGCCGACCCTCCGCGCGAGGTGATCGACAGCTTCCGCGAAGTGCAGGCCGCGCAGCAGGAACGCGACCGCCTGGAAAAAGAGGCGGATGCCTATGCGAATCGCGTGCTGGCCAATGCCCGTGGTGAAGCTGCCGCGGTGATCGAACGCTCGGAAGCCTATCGGGCGGATGCCGTCAACACCGCCGAAGGTGAAGCGGCGCGCTTCAACTCGGTCTATGACGAATATGTCAAGGCGCCGGACGTGACCCGTCGCCGGATGTACCTCGAGACGATGGAGAAAGTCCTTGGCGGGGTGAACAAGGTCATCCTGGATGGCGAAACCGGGCAGGGCGTCGTGCCTTACCTGCCGCTCGACCAGCTGCGCAGCGGCGCGTCGACAGCCACCGGGAAAACCGACACCACCAGCGGGGGGAACCAATAA